In Bacillus thuringiensis, the DNA window CAAGCGTTACATAGAGTTAAGAATAAAAAAATTAAAGAACATCGGAATTGGATGATTAGAAATTATTCTTTAACCTTTGGAGCAGTTACATTAAGAATTTGGTTACTGTTGTTTATCGTTCTATTTGGAATAGAGCGGTTTGAACTTAGTTATGCTATTATTGCTTGGTTAGCGTGGGTACCCAATTTAATTGTTGCAGAATTATTTATAAGAAAAAGACTTAATAAAGGAACATACGAAGGAAATGAGGATTTACATTTTTGATATAAAATTGCTGTAATATTGAGGGCATAAATTTTTTATAGCTGAATTACGTACAAAAATAGGATGGACAATTGAAGCCATCCTATTTGTATTACCAACTAGCAGTTTCAGTATTTTCCTTCAACCACTTCACCCAATCCAAATCCTCTACTTTAAGCAAACTAAGCGAAACACCTTTCATATCTAAAGAAGTTAGCAGCGTACCGACCTTTACGAATGCAACTTGCAATCCTTCCAGTTCACATAAACGGCGAATATCGTTTGTGAAAATGTATTGTTCCATTAATGGTGTTGCACCGAGTCCATTAATGAGAATAGCGAAGTTGTCACCTTTTCTCCATCGGTAAATGCTTTTAAGTTTGTTCATTAGTTCGATTGCTAATATTTCAGAAGAGGATAGTGCTTCTTTACGATAACCTTGTTCACCGTGGATACCGACGCCGTAAAAGACTTCATCTTCGTTTAATGAAAAGGAAGCTTTTCCTTTTACAGGATCGTTTGCAGGTGAAAGGGCGACTCCTAATGTGTGTAAGTTTTTGATGACAGATTGTCCAAGCATTGTTAATTCTTCTAAAGAGTAACCTGCAAGAGCGGCCGCACCAAGTATTTTTTGAACAAAAACAGTGCCAGCGACGCCGCGTCTTCTTTTATTAAAAGAAGCATCATCTTCAATTGAAACGTCGTCATTTACGATGATGTGGTCAATTTTTCTTCCTTCTTCTTTTGCGATTTGTTCTGCCGCTAAAAAGTTTGCTACGTCATCTTTAAAGTTTTTGATGATGAATAAAATACTTTTATCTTTTGGCATGAGGCGAGCTGCTGCAATAATTTGTTCCACTGTAGGCGGAGTGAAAATACTGCCGTTTACTGCCGCTGTAAGCATTCCTTTTCCTACATAGCCAATATCAGCAGGTTCATGTCCGCTACCACCGCCGCTTATGATGAGAACGTTTTGCTTCAGTTTTTCGATATCCTTTACATAAATGATGTTATTTGTTTCGTCGTAATTTACTTTGTCGTTATGTTCAAAATAAAAGCCATGCAGCATATCTTGAACGATATTTTGTACATCATTCATAATCTTTTTCATTGCTTTTGCCACCCTTTAATTACTTTGCTGATTGCTCCAGTAATAGTAGTAATTGATTGTTTATCATATTTTTCATGAGAGAAGACATAATGGAAGGATCTACTTCGCATTTGCTTTCAATCCAATCTTTAATCGTGCCAACGAAGCCGTGACTATAAAAGGAGGCAATCGTATTTTTTGTCTCATCAGAAAGGCTGAATCCACAGCTTACAGATAATTCATCAATAATTTTCATATATAAGTTTTTCGTATGCTCAAATAAATAGTGATTAAACGAGTTTTGTTCAATGACTTTAAAAGCATTTCGGTAAAATTTTTGATTTTCATAAAAGTAATCAAATAATAAATCGAAAATGTTTTCCCACGTTTCATAGTCAAGAAAGTCGATAATGTTTTCTTTCGTTTCTTCTCTATAAATCCAGCTTAATAGTTCAAATTTATCTTTAAAGTGATAATAAAAAGTTTGCCTACGCATTTGACAGTGTAACATAATATCGCTCACTGATATTTTATGAAACGACTCTGTTTCCATTAAATATTTCAATGAATTTGCGATTATCTTTTTAGAAATTATAGAAGAGGTCATCTGAATCATCCCTAGAATGTTAGTAATATGAAAATCCTATCTATAAATGAGAGCGGTGTCTTTAGACAGATTGTCCATTTTGTCCGTTTACTATAAAACGCTTTCATTTTACTATGAGTAGTAAGAAGAAGATTTCAAATATATCACAATATATTAAAGGAATTGAGGGAGAATCACAATGAAAAAGATTATAAACAAACCAGAAACATTAGTAATGGAAATGTGCAACGGAATGGTTATGGCTCATCCAGAGCTTGAGCTTTTGAAAAAATATAAAGTCATTAAGAAGAAAGAAATGAACGAAAACAAAGTAACGTTAATTAGCGGCGGCGGTAGTGGTCATGAGCCAGCACATGCAGGATTAGTCGGAAAAGGAATGTTAGATGCGGCAGTGTGCGGAGATGTGTTTGCGTCACCTTCGCAAATTCAGGTATACCAAGCAATTAAAGAGACAGCTAGTAAAAAAGGTACGTTATTAATTATTAAAAATTATAGCGGCGATATTATGAATTTCAAAAACGGTGCGCATTTAGCGACGGAAGATGGAATTGAAGTCGACTACGTAAAAGTGGACGATGATATTGCGGTAGAAGATAGTCTGTACACAGTAGGACGCCGCGGCGTTGCAGGCGTTATTTTAGTCCATAAAATTGCCGGTGCAGCAGCGGAAGCGGGTATGGAGTTAGGTGCAGTAAAAGCTATCGCAGAAAAAGCAGCGGCTAACGTGCGCACAATCGGTTTAGCACTAACTTCTTGTACAGTTCCAGCGAGCGGATCACCTACTTTCACACTTGCGGAAGATGAAATGGAATACGGCGTAGGTATTCACGGTGAACCAGGAATTAAGCGTGAGAAAACGATGTCAGCAGATGAATTAGCGAACCGTATGACAAATGATTTAATGAAAGATTTAGGAGTAAAAGACGGCGAAGAAATTGCACTTCTAGTCAATGGCTTTGGCGGAACTCCACTACAAGAACTTTACCTATTTAATAACGCAGTTACGAGAGAATTAGCTGCTAGAAACATTAAAATTAATAGAGTATTTGTCGGTAATTATATGACGAGTATCGATATGGCTGGTATGTCTTTAACAGTGATGAAATTAGATGATGAGCTAAAAACATTACTATCTAAAGAGTGTAATACACCTGCGTTTAAAGTAGATGGACCAGTTGAGAGTGTAGAGTATGTGAATGTACTTGAAGATGTAGAAGAGAAAGAAGTTTCCTTCGAAATAGAAACAGCGGAAGAGCACGCTGTTATTAAAAATAATGTCATTACATTAAACAACATGATTTATCTCGTTGATAAAATGAGCGATATTATTATTAAAAATGAGGTACCGTTCTGTGAGTTAGACACGCATGCTGGTGATGGAGACTTCGGAATGAGTGTGGCAAAAGGATTTAAGCAATTAAAACGTGAGTGGCATTCGATTGTAGAACAAGAAAACGTAACGATCGGATCATTCCTTGACAGTTGTTCGATGATTATTATGGAACATTGCGGCGGCGCATCTGGTCCAATTTGGGGCGGTGCATTCCGCGCAGCTAGTAAAGCAGCAGGCGAAAAACGTGAACTAACAGTGAAAGAATTCGCTGAAATGCTGCAAGCAGCACTGCAAGGCATACAATCTATCGGTGAAAGATCATTTGGTAGAGGAGCAGTAGTTGGTGATAAAACACTTGTTGACGCACTTGCTCCATGTGTAGACTCTTGGTTAGCTAGCGCTTCAAATGAAGAAGACGTGAAAACTGCCTTTGAAAAAGGAGCAGAAGCAGCCGTTAAAGGCGCAGAGTATACGAAAGAAATCGTAGCTCGCATGGGCCGCGCCGGTACAGTTGGTGAAAGAAGTTTAGGATATCCAGATGCAGGTGCACATGCGCTTGGGGTTATCTTTACGGAGATTTCGGGTAGTTTGAAATAGGAATTAAAAGATCCCCTCTGCCTTAAGGTGGAGGGGATTTTTATTTATAATCATCATTCTTCCAGTGGAAAAAATTATTTATTAGCCAATCTAGAAGCTGCTTCTTCAACTTCTTTATATGCGTTTTGTAATACGTCAGTTGGATCTAGTACTGCTGTTCCTTGTGCACGAACGATTTGATAATCTTCAATGCCAAGGAAATTAAACATTGCTTTTAAATATTTATGAGAGTATTCCACTTCTGTATACCAATCATCATTTGTATAGATCCCTCCACTTGCTTGTATAACAAGCATTCTTCTTCCATCTTTAAGTAGCCCTACTGATCCAGTTTCAGTATATTTAAATGTTTCACGTGCAATCATGATATTGTCCATGTAATCTTTTAACTTTGATGGAATATTAAAGTTGTGCAAAGGTAATACGATCACATACGTATTTGCACTTTTAAATTGTTGTAAAATTTCGGACATACGCTCTGTTACTTTTTGTTCTTCATCAGTTAACTTCTGTCCATTTCCTTGTTTTTCCCATGCGCTTAAAACAATTTTATCTATCATTGGTACTACATCATCGTATAAATGAATTTGTTCAATCGTTTCATTATTAGGAATGAATTCTTTATAAGATTCTAAAAAGTGGTTAAAAACCTTAATGCTGACTGATGATGTATCATCCACTTTTGGATGTGCGTTTATGATAAGTGTTTTGTTCATTTGTATTTCCCCTTTTTAAAAGTTTTTACGTTTTTAATTGTCGACTAAGTTAATCGTCGATTAGTATTGTCTTCAATATAAACTCTGAAATTATTTTTGTCAAATGAAATACATACTATTCGAAAAGAGCCTTTTTTTATTTGACTAAACTTCTAAATGGTCCTAAGATACAATTTGATAACCCTTAAAATAAAAAGCAGGTGATTTGTATATGCAATATAGTGTTGGGGTTGAATATGCCTTGCATTGCCTAGTTTATTTAATTAATACTCCTTCTAAGGAAAGTGTTGGAATAAAAGATTTGGCAGAGTTTCAAGGACTTTCGGAAACATTCCTTTCAAAAGTTTTCGGTAAATTATCTAAAGCTGACATTGTGAGTTCTGTCCCGGGTGTAAAGGGAGGATACAGGTTAGCTAAATCTCCAGAAGATATTTCTTTTTGGGATGTAATAGAAGCTGTCGAAGGCCCAAAACCTATTTTTCAATGTAAAAATATTGTACAAAATGGTCTACTATATCGAGATGAAGCTTGTAATTCTTGTGAACCTAGCAATTCTTCTTGTACAATTAACTTAGTAATGCTTGAAGCAGAAGAACACATGCGTGAGTTTCTCCGTAAAAAGACTCTTGCATGGTTAGATAAAGAACTTGATATTGTTTTACCTGAAAAGACAAGGGTAGATACTCGTGAATACTTCAACCAAAAAAACTCTAACTAAATCGACATGACGAATTAGTTAGAGTTTTTTTGGTTTTTAACATTAATACTATTATGTGGTACTTCATCACAAATTACTTTTCTACATTTAAGTCATAAAGTTTCAAATTAAGAATTACTATCTTTAAGGCAAGTAGAAAGAACCATAACCTTACCATACCGGCAATTTATGGTTCGTATCACATGTTACTATGTATAAAGACTCGAGGACGTAAAAGAAAAAACAAGTCGTTTAAAAAAATTTGGGCTATGAGTAAAACACTACTGTCAAGAATTGTTTTGGATATACTTTATTCTTTGAATTTATCTGGTTTTTCAACTCTAAATGATTGCACCTCACCGCACTCTAAAAAAATGTGGTTAATAGTTTGGAACGCCTCCCGCCTGAAAAGAATCTACTAGATTCATCTTCACAAACATATGCATGATAAGCAGATCCAACTCTTCCTTCTTTAAATGTAGTAGAACCACAATTCTCGCATCGTTTATTTTTCATGTTACTAACACCTCTTTTGCTGTGTTTTTAAGATAGAAGTAAAGCAACTTGGTTATACATGATATTTTCGACATGATACAACATACCCCTTTATATATTCGTAAGTAAAACAAGATAATACCCTTATGAAGCTCTATAAAAATATGATTTCTTATATATCATTTAATACTTATAGGAAAAATGAGTATTAAATGATTGATTTTTATTATTCTGATGATTATAATAAATGAAAATCAAACAATTCTTATATTGAGAAGTGGAGGGACGGGCCCTATGAAACTTCGGCAACCTCGTATGAGACGAAAGGTGCCAAATCCTGCAGGTGAAGAAACACCTGAAAGATAAGAGCGGTTCACTTAGTCAAGAAGGCTACTCTTATTTCGATAAGAGTAGCCTTTTTTATGGCTAAAAGGTAAAGGGGGAATAGGTAGTGGAGTATGGTTTTTGGTTACCGATTTTTGGGGGATGGCTTCGAAATGTAGATAATGAATCTATGCCGCCTACGTTTGAGTATGCAAAACAAACAGCGCAAGCGGCAGAACAATTAGGTTTTTCAACAACACTTATTGCGGAATTAAACTTAAATGATATAAAAGGTGTTTCAGCACCAAGTTTAGAAGCGTGGACAACTGCGGCAGCACTTGCAGCAGTAACGGATAAATTAGAGATTATGACAGCTGTCAGACCTGGCTTCCACAATCCAGCAGTTACAGCGAAAATGGCAGCGAATATCGATCAATTAAGTAATGGCCGTTTTACATTGAATGTAGTTTCAGCATGGTGGGAAGAAGAAGCGAGGCAGTATGGCGGAGTATTTACCGCACATGATGAAAGATATGATCGCACAGAGGAATTTGTAACAATTTTGAAGGAACTTTGGAAAGAAGAAGTGTTTTCTTATAAAGGGAACTTTTATGAGCTTCATCATACACATTTAAGTCCAAAGCCTGTGCAGAAACAGGGCATTAAGATTTATGCAGGTGGTGAAAGTGAGAGAGGAAAAGAGGTCATTGTAAATCACGCGGATGCATATGTAATGCACGGGGGAACAGTGGAAGAGGTATCTGTGAAAATAGAAGATATGAAGAATCGTAGAAAGAAAGTCACAGAGGAGCCATTGCAGTCATTTGGGCTTGCGGCTTACGTCATTTGTCGTGATACAGAAGAAGAGGCATTAGAAGAATGGAGACGCATAACGGATGTGAAAGACGATGCTTTAGGTTACGCGGGTTACCAAGACTTTATTAGTAAATCGCATTTAGAACAGCAAGTGAAATTGAATGATTATTCCGTATCCAATCGCGGGTTACGTCCTAATCTAATCGGAACACCAGAACAAATTGCAGAAAGGATACTCGCTTTTGAAAAAGTGGGTGTTACGTTATTACTTTTACAATTTTCGCCACAGCTTGAAGAGATGAAACGATTTTCTGAAAAAGTGATGCCATTAGTTGAAGCAAAAAGAAAGGAATTGATTACAAATGAGTAAAATTTACATATTACATGAGAATAAAGAATGGACGGATCATTTGGTGAGAAGGTTAGAAGAACTAGAGTTACCTTATGAGGAATGGCATTTAGATGAAGGAACACTTTCGTTAGAAAAAGAACCTCCTCAAGGTGTTTTTTATAGCCGCATGAGTGCTTCTTCACATACGAGAGGTCATCGATATGCACCTGAGTTGACGGAAGGAGTCCTTGCTTGGCTAGAAGGACACGGACGAACGGTATTTAATGGATCTCGAGCATTACGCCTTGAAGTAAGTAAATTGAATCAATATGCAGCATTAAGAAATTTTGGCATACAAGTGCCGAAAACAATTGGTGCTGTTGGCCGTGATTATATAGTAAAAGCAGCAAAGGAGTTAGGGGAAGTACCGTTCATTACAAAGCATAACCGTGCAGGTAAAGGCCTTGGTGTTCAACTGTTTCATTCCATTGATGCTTTAGAACAATATTTGGATGGTCCGGCGTTTGAAGAACCGATTGATGGAATTACTTTAATCCAGCAATATATTGAAGCGCCCGAACCATATATTACACGTTGTGAGTTTGTAGGCGGCCAGTTTGTATATGCGGTTAAAGTAGATACGTCAGAAGGATTTGAGCTTTGTCCAGCAGATGCGTGTTCGATTCAAGATGCTTTTTGCCCAGTAGGAGAAGAGAGTAAGAAAGAGTCGTCAACAAAATTTGAAATTATATCAGACTTCCAAGAGCCAATCATTGAACAATACAAAGAGTTTTTGAAAGAAAATAAAATTACCGTTGCTGGTATTGAATTTATTCGTAGTGCGGATGGAAAAATTTATACGTATGATATTAATACAAATACAAACTATAATTCTGGCGCAGAGTCTGTGGCGAATCAATTTGGTATGCTTGAACTTGCTACATTCCTTGGAAGAGAATTAGAAAAACAAGTAGAGTCAGTTAAATAATAGGTAAGGTTCTAGTGAAAATATTTGTTAAAGTAATCGTGGTCGTATGGCCGAGTTTAGGGGAGTACTACTTACAAGCTCTTATGGTTTTTGCACTAGAACGAAAAACAGCCCAAGTTTCAATGAGGAACTTGGGCTATTTGTGTGTTATATATTCGTAAGTAAAACAAAATAATATCAATATGAGTTTTTACAGATTTTAAAAGAAGTATCCACTTTAGTTGAGTATTCATATCTATTCAGATTGTAAATTTGGTGACGTGTTATTTTGTTCTATAAAGTCAAAAAAAGTAGGTGCAGTAATGTCTTGTAGGACAGGGATTTTTTCTAAAATTTTTATTTTTATTTCTTGTTCTATATTTTCTCTTTCCTGAAAGGGGGTATTTTGTATACATTTATTTATCTTAGGGGAAAACATCTCTATTATTTCTTCAAATTCAATAGTTGTACAATCATTCATTATTAATTCTCTCCTTTTCTATTTGCATGGATTGTTTCAATTTTTTAATTGCACTTTTATGATTATAAGAAATGGTTTGTTCAGATTCTCCTAATATCTTGGCGATTTCCTTATTTGTGTATTCTTCTAAATAAAATAAGTTTAGAATTTTTATTTGTTTCTTTGATAGCTTGCAAAAACTTTTGATTAACAATTCATCACTTAAGTGACTTTGTAAATTATCTTCATTTTGTATGAATTTATCATATGTATTATCTTCATTTTCTAAAGTTATAATATCATATTTAGAAATCATGTCCCCGTCCTTCGTTGCGACCGTGGAGTCTAGATTCAAGACATTCCTTTGTTTATTGAGAGTTATTTTTTTCTGAAGGTCTATTGAATAGTAATGTATTAATTTACTAACATAATCTATTACTTTTATTTTTTTAAAATGTGATTTAAAAGTTTGATCTAAAATCTGTTTATTTTCAGGTGTTGGATTAGTAATTGCTTCTTCAAAGAGATTGTAATTATATTTACTTTGCAAAAAGCTACGGACAATCGGTTGTTCCATTTTTTTTTTGTGTTTATTAATAAAGTCCTGAATTATTTTATTATTCATAAATACCCTCCTCGCTATTTAAAAAGAGAAACAAACACCTGGAAAATAAAAAAATAACGAAAAATCCCTACAAAAAATCGAACATAAGTTCTCTTTATGTATTATCTCATTATTTTATTTGGTAGAAAAGGGGTATTTTGTATATCCCTTATTTTCAGTAATTTCATCTTATAAATTTGTCGAAGAGAAAAAGGTTAGAGAAATACAAATATATAAAGGTCTAGATGCAAGATGAACAATAGAAAGAAAATATAAAAGATAAAATGAGGTTTTTGATTTTTCTCTAAAGATTAACTCTTTAATTAAGGAATAGAGATAAGGAGGGATAAATTTGACTAAACAAATCATTTTATATGGTCATAATGGTTGTATTTTTTGTGTTAGAGCTAAAAGGTGGTTGGAGGAAAATGGTTTTGAATATATTAATAAGGACGTAACAAATGAGGAAGTACGAACAGAGTTCGAAATATACAATGCGGTGGGTATTCCTTTATTTATCATTAAAGATAATGGTAAACAGACTGAAGAAAAGGTAGTTGGTTTTAAGGAAAGTAAACTCCGAGCCATTTTGAACAAATAAGAATGTATGTTATGAGTGTAGATTTTTAAAATAGTATTAGGCAAAAAGATGATTGTGATTTTAAATATCAATCATCTTTTTTATGTCCGTGAAGCTATATAGAATGTTTTTTATTTCATGCTTTTTTAGTTTAGGTGATGTGATTTCTCTTTGTAAACTACAATGCTTTTTTGAAAGGGAAATGACGTAAAAATTACTAGGACATCTAGGGCTACTTTATTTGCTTCTTGTGCACTCGATTTTCTCTTACATATGTTTTCTTCTTGATCAGACAATGCTGTAGTTTCAGTGTACCTAGCATACTTATATTTTAAAATTGCACAGAAAAGTTAGGGCTTTCATATCTCAAAGAAGGAAGCAAACAAACGCAATTAATTTAGAAAGGTGGTACGAGTAATATGGATCCTACTCATTTAGAACCATGGTTTTCTGCAATTGGTAATTTTGGCTTTCCAGTTGCGTTAGCCGTTTATTTGTTAATTAGATTTGAGAAAAAACTGGAAAGATTAACAGATGTCATTGAAACATTAAAAGATGTAATTCGAATGAAATAATTTATTTTCATTTCAACTTTGAATTTCTCATTAATTACTTCTCTTATAGTAAGTGTATAGTTTTTAAAGCAGGAGGGATATACGTGAACGAAATTGAGAATGAACTGAAAAGGTATAACGAATTAAAAAGAGATTTAATGACTGTTGTGAAATGTATAGATTGTTGTAAGGAAGAGGATGTCTGTTTTTATCAAGATTTA includes these proteins:
- the dhaQ gene encoding DhaKLM operon coactivator DhaQ codes for the protein MKKIMNDVQNIVQDMLHGFYFEHNDKVNYDETNNIIYVKDIEKLKQNVLIISGGGSGHEPADIGYVGKGMLTAAVNGSIFTPPTVEQIIAAARLMPKDKSILFIIKNFKDDVANFLAAEQIAKEEGRKIDHIIVNDDVSIEDDASFNKRRRGVAGTVFVQKILGAAALAGYSLEELTMLGQSVIKNLHTLGVALSPANDPVKGKASFSLNEDEVFYGVGIHGEQGYRKEALSSSEILAIELMNKLKSIYRWRKGDNFAILINGLGATPLMEQYIFTNDIRRLCELEGLQVAFVKVGTLLTSLDMKGVSLSLLKVEDLDWVKWLKENTETASW
- the dhaS gene encoding dihydroxyacetone kinase transcriptional activator DhaS codes for the protein MTSSIISKKIIANSLKYLMETESFHKISVSDIMLHCQMRRQTFYYHFKDKFELLSWIYREETKENIIDFLDYETWENIFDLLFDYFYENQKFYRNAFKVIEQNSFNHYLFEHTKNLYMKIIDELSVSCGFSLSDETKNTIASFYSHGFVGTIKDWIESKCEVDPSIMSSLMKNMINNQLLLLLEQSAK
- the dhaK gene encoding dihydroxyacetone kinase subunit DhaK, which encodes MKKIINKPETLVMEMCNGMVMAHPELELLKKYKVIKKKEMNENKVTLISGGGSGHEPAHAGLVGKGMLDAAVCGDVFASPSQIQVYQAIKETASKKGTLLIIKNYSGDIMNFKNGAHLATEDGIEVDYVKVDDDIAVEDSLYTVGRRGVAGVILVHKIAGAAAEAGMELGAVKAIAEKAAANVRTIGLALTSCTVPASGSPTFTLAEDEMEYGVGIHGEPGIKREKTMSADELANRMTNDLMKDLGVKDGEEIALLVNGFGGTPLQELYLFNNAVTRELAARNIKINRVFVGNYMTSIDMAGMSLTVMKLDDELKTLLSKECNTPAFKVDGPVESVEYVNVLEDVEEKEVSFEIETAEEHAVIKNNVITLNNMIYLVDKMSDIIIKNEVPFCELDTHAGDGDFGMSVAKGFKQLKREWHSIVEQENVTIGSFLDSCSMIIMEHCGGASGPIWGGAFRAASKAAGEKRELTVKEFAEMLQAALQGIQSIGERSFGRGAVVGDKTLVDALAPCVDSWLASASNEEDVKTAFEKGAEAAVKGAEYTKEIVARMGRAGTVGERSLGYPDAGAHALGVIFTEISGSLK
- a CDS encoding FMN-dependent NADH-azoreductase — its product is MNKTLIINAHPKVDDTSSVSIKVFNHFLESYKEFIPNNETIEQIHLYDDVVPMIDKIVLSAWEKQGNGQKLTDEEQKVTERMSEILQQFKSANTYVIVLPLHNFNIPSKLKDYMDNIMIARETFKYTETGSVGLLKDGRRMLVIQASGGIYTNDDWYTEVEYSHKYLKAMFNFLGIEDYQIVRAQGTAVLDPTDVLQNAYKEVEEAASRLANK
- a CDS encoding RrF2 family transcriptional regulator; this translates as MQYSVGVEYALHCLVYLINTPSKESVGIKDLAEFQGLSETFLSKVFGKLSKADIVSSVPGVKGGYRLAKSPEDISFWDVIEAVEGPKPIFQCKNIVQNGLLYRDEACNSCEPSNSSCTINLVMLEAEEHMREFLRKKTLAWLDKELDIVLPEKTRVDTREYFNQKNSN
- a CDS encoding LLM class flavin-dependent oxidoreductase, which codes for MEYGFWLPIFGGWLRNVDNESMPPTFEYAKQTAQAAEQLGFSTTLIAELNLNDIKGVSAPSLEAWTTAAALAAVTDKLEIMTAVRPGFHNPAVTAKMAANIDQLSNGRFTLNVVSAWWEEEARQYGGVFTAHDERYDRTEEFVTILKELWKEEVFSYKGNFYELHHTHLSPKPVQKQGIKIYAGGESERGKEVIVNHADAYVMHGGTVEEVSVKIEDMKNRRKKVTEEPLQSFGLAAYVICRDTEEEALEEWRRITDVKDDALGYAGYQDFISKSHLEQQVKLNDYSVSNRGLRPNLIGTPEQIAERILAFEKVGVTLLLLQFSPQLEEMKRFSEKVMPLVEAKRKELITNE
- a CDS encoding ATP-grasp domain-containing protein, with protein sequence MSKIYILHENKEWTDHLVRRLEELELPYEEWHLDEGTLSLEKEPPQGVFYSRMSASSHTRGHRYAPELTEGVLAWLEGHGRTVFNGSRALRLEVSKLNQYAALRNFGIQVPKTIGAVGRDYIVKAAKELGEVPFITKHNRAGKGLGVQLFHSIDALEQYLDGPAFEEPIDGITLIQQYIEAPEPYITRCEFVGGQFVYAVKVDTSEGFELCPADACSIQDAFCPVGEESKKESSTKFEIISDFQEPIIEQYKEFLKENKITVAGIEFIRSADGKIYTYDINTNTNYNSGAESVANQFGMLELATFLGRELEKQVESVK
- a CDS encoding sigma-70 family RNA polymerase sigma factor, which translates into the protein MNNKIIQDFINKHKKKMEQPIVRSFLQSKYNYNLFEEAITNPTPENKQILDQTFKSHFKKIKVIDYVSKLIHYYSIDLQKKITLNKQRNVLNLDSTVATKDGDMISKYDIITLENEDNTYDKFIQNEDNLQSHLSDELLIKSFCKLSKKQIKILNLFYLEEYTNKEIAKILGESEQTISYNHKSAIKKLKQSMQIEKERINNE
- a CDS encoding glutaredoxin family protein, which gives rise to MTKQIILYGHNGCIFCVRAKRWLEENGFEYINKDVTNEEVRTEFEIYNAVGIPLFIIKDNGKQTEEKVVGFKESKLRAILNK
- a CDS encoding YvrJ family protein yields the protein MDPTHLEPWFSAIGNFGFPVALAVYLLIRFEKKLERLTDVIETLKDVIRMK